The sequence CGGTTTTCGCGCGGGCCATCTCTTTTCTAGCCGTGGCGTGCATGCAACGGATATTTTCGCGATTCGGGTTCGACATTTGGACACGGTGATTCGGCGATTGTTCATTCTGTTCAATGGAAGGGATCCGGATTAGAAACTCATTTCGCCACGATGGTGAATTACCTGAAAGTCCTCGGTTTCATGGCGATGATGATCGCGGTCCTTTTTGGATCAGCGGGACGCCTGGACCTCCCTTTCGTGTGGGCCACGGTGGGAATTTACGTGGCCTTCCTGACGATTAACGTGTTCCTCATTGATCCCAGCCTGTTGCAGGAGAGACTGCGCCCCGGTCCCGGTGGCCGGGATCGATCCGAGCGAGCTTTCCTGATTCCGGTGATCGTGATGCAGTGGATCATCGCCGGCCTCGATGTCGGACGGTTCCATTGGTCGGACACGGTCCCGGCGTACGCGCAGATCGCGTCGCTGGCCGTGTTCGCATTGGGACTCAGCCTGACTGGATGGGCGATGAACGCGAACCGGTTTTTCTCATCGGTGGTTCGCATTCAGTCGGACCGAGGCCATCACCTTATCACCGGCGGGCCGTATCGCTACGTGAGGCATCCCGGATATTTGGGAGGAATGCTTGCTTCCGTGGGCGGCACATTGGCGCTGGGTTCCTGGTGGTCGCTGGCGCCGACGGCGGTCTTTGTCGTGTTTTTCTGCCGGAGAATCTGGATCGAGGA comes from Verrucomicrobiota bacterium and encodes:
- a CDS encoding isoprenylcysteine carboxylmethyltransferase family protein; its protein translation is MVNYLKVLGFMAMMIAVLFGSAGRLDLPFVWATVGIYVAFLTINVFLIDPSLLQERLRPGPGGRDRSERAFLIPVIVMQWIIAGLDVGRFHWSDTVPAYAQIASLAVFALGLSLTGWAMNANRFFSSVVRIQSDRGHHLITGGPYRYVRHPGYLGGMLASVGGTLALGSWWSLAPTAVFVVFFCRRIWIEDRFLHEQLAGCREYAQSVRYRVLPGIW